The Halioglobus maricola genome segment CGGGGTCAGCGCAGCGGCGCCCTATCGCCACTTCAAAGACAAAGAAGCGCTGCTGGATGCGGTCTCTCAACTCTGCTTCCTCGGCCTCGGGCTGCAGGTAATAGACGTTCGCGAGAAGTTCGAGCCAGGCGCCAGAGAGTGCATCATCTCTCTGGGAATAACTTATACCCGCTATGTCTCAGAGCGGCCCGCTTTCTACAATATGATGTGGAGCGAACACAGCGAGAAATCGGAGCCACTGGAAGAAACGGATGGCCGACGTGGTTTCAGCAACTTCGCCGACGCGGTCGAATCCTGGTGTATCGCGAAAAAACTCAAGCGTGCCGATCCTCTCGACCTCGCGATCAAGCTCTGGGCACTCGCCCACGGCCTTGCCGTATTGAACATCAACGGCCAGGTAGATTGGTTCATGCCGAACGCCGATCTCGAAGACATGCTGGTGAGCAGCACCAACGCCTTTCTGGATGGCGTAGAAAAAGCCGGCTAGCAAGCCAGTCCTTGCTATGATGCAGGGTATTGAATCCCAAGGACATCAACTCATGCTCAGAGCCCTTCTCGCCCTTCTTCTGGCTGGCAGCACCTGCTCCGCTGGCGCTGCCACTCTCGTTCACAATGTCAAAGGCTATACCCTCAACCAGGGAGAGCTGGAGACCTTCGCCGCGCTGGAATTTGAGGGTAAAACCATCACTGCGGTTTACGACTCAGCGCTAGCCGCGGAACAAAGTCAGGCCCGGGACAAAATAGACGCAGGCGGGGCTACCCTGCTTCCAGGCCTGATTGATGCTCACGGTCACATTGGCGGCTACGGCCAGGCACTTGCCAGCGTTGACCTGTTCGGTGCAGGCAGCGAAGCAGAAGCTGCCAGGCGGGTTGCCGACTTTGCTGCGCAAAATAAGGACGCATGGATTGTGGGCAGGGGCTGGAATCAGGTGCTGTGGCAGGACAAGGAGTTTCCGGAACGCAGTTCGCTGGACTCGGTAGATACAGACCGGCCTATCGCACTGAGCCGGGTCGACGGTCACGCGCTGTGGGTTAACTCCACTGCGCTTGAAATGGCAGGCATTGATGCAGAAACTCCCGACCCGGACGGCGGCCAGATCATTCGCGGCGCCGATGGCAAACCCACCGGCGTGCTTATCGACAATGCGATGGACAAGGTTTTTCGGGCAATACCTTCCCTCACAGACGACAACATTGCTGAATACCAGCGCCAGGCGCTACTGAGCGCTGCAAGTTTCGGCCTCACCAGTATCCACGACGCCGGCATCACCGCCGCCCAGGTCAAGGCGTTCCAGACCTTACAGGCATCTGGCTCCCTACCCCTGCGCGTGTACGCCATGCTGGATGTCCTCGATCACGAGAATGACGCCATACTGGCGCGAGGCCCGCAAATCGATCCTGAGCACATGCTCGACATCCGCAGCGTGAAAATTTCCGCCGATGGCGCACTCGGTTCGCGAGGCGCCGCGCTATTTGAAGACTACAGTGACAAACCCGGCCACACGGGCTTGCTCCTGCTGTCTGACGAGGACCTCAGGCACCACATGAGCCGGGCGATGGCTGCCGGCTACCAGGTGAACACCCATGCGATTGGCGATCTTGCCAACGCCCGTATTCTCGATTTGTACGAAGAGCTGATGCCCCAATACAAGAGTACTGATCAGCGCCATCGCATCGAGCACTCGCAGATACTGCGGGTGGAAGACATACCGCGCTTCGCATCTCTTGGGGTCATCGCGTCCATTCAACCCACCCACGCCACCAGCGACATGAATATGGCGGGCGATAGACTGGGCAAAGACCGGCTCGTCGGCGCCTATGCATGGAAAAGCCTGCTCGACAGCGGCGCCCACCTGGCCGGCGGATCTGACTTTCCGGTAGAACACCCCAACCCCTTTTTCGGGCTCTACTCGGCGATCACCCGTCAGAATCACGACGGTGAACCGCCCGGCGGCTGGCTACCTGAACAGAAGATCAGCCGCACCGAGGCCTTGTATCTGTTTACTGAAGGCGCCGCCTACTCGGCTCACCAGGAACAGCTGATTGGACGACTGGCACCGGGATACTTTGCAGATTTCATTCTAGTGAAAGAAGACTATTTCGACATGCCCGAAAGCGACATCTGGAACAGCACGGTGCTGGAGACCTGGGTAGGCGGAACAAAGGTTTATTCGAAGTAAAAAAAAGGCCCCGATGGGGCCTTTTTTACAGGACTAGCAGATTAACGCTGCTCCTGAACCGCCGGGGCTTCAACGGATGTATCAGCAGCAACCGCAACTTTGGCGCCGACCAGGCCGGCCATAATTGCGAAGAATACAAAGGGCAAATACTTTTTCATAAGACTACTCCTAAAAATTACCACAAGGTTTGACGGCGAACTATGGATGCCGTCTATTGTCGGGCGTTGCAGCCCTGCTCCACATGGCCGTCCGCGACATCAGCATGGCGCGAGGCGACTTTCGTGGACACATACGCAGATGTGCGGCCGCGATACTAATCAGAGTGGTCCAGGGTCGCAATAACCCTACTGTGATAGTCAGTATTTGCCGAAAGATTATTGATGTAGCGCAAGTAAAGCCCATGCCGTTTCGCCCTGCTCTCGCCCTCGCGCTCTCCTGACGAGCACTATTGACGCGCAGCGCCATGCCCATGGCGTCGCCAGTCATGTCTGCTTAAGCCCCGAATCTCTAGCATGTCACTCATTGGCCGAGTGCCGAGCAAATTCACCCATCAAACCCAGCAAACAAAGTCACTGGGGGGCCTGGGAAAACAAAGCACTGACAGTAGGAGAGCAACTCATGGGCAAGGCATGCAGTATCTGCAAAGGAAGTCCTGAACACACAACGGAAGATTGGTCAGCTGAGCAGTACATGACTTTACGTCTTGAATGCGAGGAGACCGAGCAGTCTGTGTCTGTTTCTGTTTGCCCGGAATGTCAGAACTTTGGAGGTTTACGACCACATTGTGTAACAAAGTTTAGAGGCCGCGTGGATGGATTCGGTTTTGAGATGATTCCGACCCTGCTTAAATACCGTGCACATATGAGGGAGTTATCGCGCAGACGGGGCCGGGAATCGGAGGTACTTAATTTCGAGCTTAAGCAATGAATAATGGCGGGGGTAGAAGGATTCGAACCCTCGACCGTGCGCTTAGAAGGCGCATGCTCTATCCAACTGAGCTATACCCCCGAGAGGGGAATGGGGTGGCCGACGGGTCTTGAACCCGCCACCTCCGGAGTCACAATCCGGTGCTCTACCCGATGAGCTACGGCCACCACTGAAGTTCTTGAACGAATCGCCGAACTCACCAATGCATGGCTAAAGAGTTGGTCGGGGTAGAGAGATTCGAACTCCCGACATCCTGCTCCCAAAGCAGGCGCGCTACCAGACTGCGCTATACCCCGATGATCCTTACCACAGTACGGACGTTCCGCCCTGT includes the following:
- a CDS encoding TetR/AcrR family transcriptional regulator, with product MSQSNYHHGDLRNALILAAVELIEEKGSPDVAISEVAKRAGVSAAAPYRHFKDKEALLDAVSQLCFLGLGLQVIDVREKFEPGARECIISLGITYTRYVSERPAFYNMMWSEHSEKSEPLEETDGRRGFSNFADAVESWCIAKKLKRADPLDLAIKLWALAHGLAVLNINGQVDWFMPNADLEDMLVSSTNAFLDGVEKAG
- a CDS encoding amidohydrolase; this translates as MLRALLALLLAGSTCSAGAATLVHNVKGYTLNQGELETFAALEFEGKTITAVYDSALAAEQSQARDKIDAGGATLLPGLIDAHGHIGGYGQALASVDLFGAGSEAEAARRVADFAAQNKDAWIVGRGWNQVLWQDKEFPERSSLDSVDTDRPIALSRVDGHALWVNSTALEMAGIDAETPDPDGGQIIRGADGKPTGVLIDNAMDKVFRAIPSLTDDNIAEYQRQALLSAASFGLTSIHDAGITAAQVKAFQTLQASGSLPLRVYAMLDVLDHENDAILARGPQIDPEHMLDIRSVKISADGALGSRGAALFEDYSDKPGHTGLLLLSDEDLRHHMSRAMAAGYQVNTHAIGDLANARILDLYEELMPQYKSTDQRHRIEHSQILRVEDIPRFASLGVIASIQPTHATSDMNMAGDRLGKDRLVGAYAWKSLLDSGAHLAGGSDFPVEHPNPFFGLYSAITRQNHDGEPPGGWLPEQKISRTEALYLFTEGAAYSAHQEQLIGRLAPGYFADFILVKEDYFDMPESDIWNSTVLETWVGGTKVYSK